One window of Acidobacteriota bacterium genomic DNA carries:
- a CDS encoding site-specific integrase, translating into MPEVEGQYLTVQQLRARLNVSESYIYRRLKPSHPEYIPHKRLPSGDIRFDPSVADNILRQVGEENKVAALDSAVRGGIKMARRRDRSGSLRIKNGSWCVQWTEGKHRPSHVLGRVSDLTKSEARKRMREFMRKKNQSREVAGTSDTPTCFWKRFFYDAEKDELRTELKTKRASTRRDMKSVMKNVWLGRFGGRLLSSMGTAELQLHLDSMTQNHNTAAKYRAYLSTVFTSAIRLGAGLTLNPARFIKLPPEQPEQDYFMPSPEQVVAILEKLSKPVHKMGWRLVLWMGDRRGELRGLRWSSIYWEHDAILIRESVWEGQSSLPKTKKGYRKILLTAEQMEILRRYKEENFPDAQPQDWVLPGRRGRPMAMGWFMDKYVKPIAEKLGIPSIHWHAFRHLNNSIMLDEGVDVKTRMDRMGHVSDRVNMIYSHSADATQRKAAQAVWEKLKSAQARVQTEENTASLKVAGKVAKGSREEIGDELSY; encoded by the coding sequence ATGCCCGAAGTCGAAGGTCAGTATCTTACGGTTCAGCAGCTCAGAGCCAGGTTGAATGTATCGGAAAGTTACATCTATCGGCGGTTAAAGCCAAGCCACCCTGAATATATCCCGCACAAGCGATTACCCTCCGGCGACATTCGTTTTGACCCCAGCGTCGCTGACAACATCTTGCGCCAAGTCGGGGAAGAGAATAAAGTGGCGGCGTTGGACTCGGCGGTTCGAGGAGGAATAAAGATGGCTCGACGCCGAGATCGAAGTGGCAGTCTCCGTATCAAAAACGGGAGCTGGTGCGTTCAGTGGACGGAAGGAAAACACCGGCCCTCGCACGTGTTAGGCCGGGTAAGCGATCTGACCAAAAGCGAAGCCCGGAAACGGATGCGAGAATTCATGAGAAAAAAGAATCAAAGCCGGGAAGTAGCCGGCACCTCGGATACGCCGACGTGTTTCTGGAAACGCTTCTTCTACGATGCTGAAAAGGACGAATTGAGGACTGAGTTGAAGACCAAACGCGCAAGTACCCGGCGGGACATGAAATCGGTCATGAAGAACGTCTGGCTAGGGCGATTCGGAGGGAGGCTTCTGAGCAGCATGGGAACTGCCGAACTCCAGTTGCACCTCGACAGCATGACCCAAAACCATAACACAGCTGCAAAGTATCGGGCGTATCTGTCGACCGTGTTCACCTCGGCCATTCGCCTTGGAGCCGGTTTGACGCTCAACCCTGCCCGATTTATCAAACTGCCGCCCGAGCAACCTGAACAGGACTATTTCATGCCCAGCCCAGAGCAGGTCGTGGCCATCCTAGAGAAACTTAGCAAACCCGTTCACAAAATGGGCTGGCGGCTTGTGCTCTGGATGGGAGACCGCCGGGGTGAGTTGCGCGGACTCCGGTGGTCATCGATTTACTGGGAGCACGACGCCATTCTCATTCGGGAATCTGTGTGGGAAGGACAGAGCAGTCTGCCCAAAACCAAGAAAGGGTACCGGAAAATCCTGTTGACGGCTGAGCAGATGGAAATCCTGCGTAGGTATAAGGAGGAGAACTTTCCAGACGCTCAGCCACAAGACTGGGTGCTTCCCGGCAGGCGGGGTCGTCCGATGGCAATGGGCTGGTTTATGGACAAATACGTCAAACCTATTGCTGAGAAGCTTGGGATTCCCTCGATTCACTGGCACGCATTTCGGCACCTGAACAACAGCATCATGCTCGATGAGGGTGTGGACGTGAAAACACGAATGGATCGGATGGGGCATGTCAGCGACCGTGTGAACATGATCTACTCACATAGCGCGGACGCGACCCAACGAAAGGCGGCACAAGCCGTGTGGGAAAAACTCAAGTCAGCACAGGCTCGGGTCCAGACGGAGGAGAACACGGCTTCGCTTAAAGTAGCCGGAAAGGTAGCCAAAGGTAGCCGAGAGGAGATTGGCGATGAGCTAAGTTATTGA